The sequence below is a genomic window from Bactrocera neohumeralis isolate Rockhampton chromosome 4, APGP_CSIRO_Bneo_wtdbg2-racon-allhic-juicebox.fasta_v2, whole genome shotgun sequence.
AGCAAAGCGTTTCTATTTTTTTGCCACCAAGCTCTATATATTCCACTACAGAGTCAATCTGATAGTATATTCGATATGTGGATCCTCCAGAAGATCTGAAGAGAGAGGTTAGGATACTGTTAAGTGTAACATGTTAGCAAAATGATATCAAGATATAACATATAAAGTATTGAACGAAGTGTATGATATAAAGTCTGTCGGATCATGATATCTTGGGAATTCAGTATGTAGGGGTTAAAGAGGGGATACGTATAAAAAGCAATAACTCTGTTCTAAATTAAGATAAAACAAGGAGCTTACAATTCTGAAAAAGTGGGAGTGACCCCGCTccctaataggtttaatgcACATTTTTCTCAAGCCGTTCAaactaaaataactaaattcgcTCAAAATAAATCCCATAAGAACCccttacagtgtgaaaatgaacgGAATTTGATCATAACTCCGCTCAcatcccatataacggtactttgagaaactactaaaagcgcgataaatcagtaactaaatACTCCAgagtcattaaattttaccaccgagatggtgtTGGACAGCTCTATAGGTGccggggtcaaaattggacaataGGCATGGTGCAGCCCACTTTTACACTGGCCGAACGATTTCAAACAAATTCCGTACGTAGCCTTCTTATTTTACAGTGCGAAAATgtacgaaatcggactacaatcacgcctactttccatataccacaattttaaattcaaaataaaattgtttaaatcgaacaaaaactgttcaagccccttgGTACAGAAAATGTGAACCCTATTAACTGTAGTTGACGTTTGACCGACAAtattggtcaatatgtgagatataaaattgaaattcgaaGATAGTCCTTTCCTGACAAAAGTACGTCtatgtcaaaaatgtgttgaatcgagtcaatacttctcttagcccctATATACCTATTAcgaagattttcgaacatccggatGACTTCACTCCATATGGTCTGTATGCAAGGTACCTTGATGAAAAACTGGGAGCATTTTATTGGTATTGTACCTTCAAATCACGGCAGCAATGGAAAAACTTATCATGGAGAACTTACAGTTATGCTATCATGAAATTTAACTAACTAATCAAGGTGGTtctaaaaagttacaaaaaaaattgtcagatAAATATAacatgatttatgggaaaaaaaCAGATAGTCAAGTGCTCCTTATACACAAATCAGCGAAGAAAGACTGAGAACTCCAATAAggttaaaacattttcaaaatgatGAACTTTTGACCTTTTCATTTTAGATTGAACCAAACTAACATGAGGAGATTGTAACAATATGGAAAAATAACAAGAATTTTGAAGTATACTAGATTTGATAATGGAAAAAGGGGTTACTTCTAATCACTTTATAGGGATTTTCCGAAAAACATGTGAAATACCCGAATTGAGTACCGTTATTGTTATGCGTGGCTTGGAACCAGTTTAAGCAACTATTAGCAAATTAGTAAAATGGCACtaaattgtaaatgaaaatgAGGTAATTTACGTGAGAAAACATAACAATGTTTGCCCCAATGACTATTATTACACCGCAAGTATTTGGGGCCTGTCGCAGTCAACAACCAATTATACGTTAATGTGCATAAATCTAGAGTAAGTAGTTTGTAATTAGTGATTTGCTAGACttcaacaaacatacaaatatgaatttgtacttgtatatatagtatgtgtgtgaATGAATAGATGTGTATATGCGCTTGGCAAATTAAGTCCCATTATGGagtgaaaattttccaaaattcgaATATGTGACCCAATCGTCATAATCACGATTGAACGAGATCAACGACTGTCTGCCGCCCTGTCTGCCTGTTGGAtaccatacataaatataatactaCATAtctatgcatatatgtgtgtacatacatatgtatgtatgtatgtatacagcgACTTCAGAGTCCACTAGAATGCCAGCTTATTATTAAATGCAGTACAGTCGAGCTTTATGTGTGGAGTGCGTTTAAGACGAGATTGTTCTGTACAGTGTGCAGCAAATTGTGTGTGCGGTCTATACTAATAACTATGCGCAttgtataccatatatgtatgtacatatgtaagtacataagtCCCAACCAACATGACAATGATACACAAATTGCACTTGAATACCCGCTCCTTCAGCGGCGCAGCCACACCACTTAGTCAGCAGATGAACAAATCCACAAATGACCACCTaggtatactcgtatacatatgtacataagtatgttatttatatgtatgtatgtatgtttgtatttaataGCGCACATACTAAAACACATACAAGTACAATTTGCGTGTATATGCAATGCAGAGCACTCATGATGGTATTGGCACCGACATCACCCACTCAGTTGACATGGACGCACTTGTTTTTATCGGACAAACTATATAAGGCaaagtttgatttgaaaattttatcagtcaatttttgtatttctcagCATTTACAATTGCGCTTAGCAACCAACTGAGACATCCTTACAGAGAGCGAGCCTTTACAAAACAGGAATCaagcataattttaataaacaaaatgaaatacatCGTCGCTGTTTTACTCGCCGCATTGGTGGCTATGGTAAGTGGTGGACCTgggagaaaaaattaatgattaatatattttttttaatttttttttcaaattaatatacaCTACATTACATTTGCAGGCCGCTGCCGAGGAGTACAAGATACGCAATCAGGATGATTTGTTGAAGGCGCGCAAAGAATGCATGGAAGCGAAGAAGGTGCCCACCGAACACATTGAGAAGTTCAAGAAATTCGAATTTCCCGATGATGAGGTGACGCGCTGCTACATTGAGTGCATCTTCAACAAATTCCAACTCTTCAGCCCCACCGAAGGtttcaaaacacaaaatctGATTGCACAACTCGGCCAAAATAAGGAGAATAAGGACGCTGTGAAGGCTGATATTGAGAAGTGCGCCGATAAGAATGAACAGAAATCAGACTCATGCACATGGGCATATCGTGGATTCAAGTGCTTCATCAGTAAGAATTTACCGCTGGTGCAGGAAAGCCTCAAGAAGAATTAAATGCATTCACAGATGACGAGAAGTGAGCGTGTAGCCGGTGCCGAGCATGACATGAACCACTAacatcaccaccaccaccacaatCACCGTTAGCAACAGCATCATAAACAATAACATAGATAACAACTGCCCTAAGCTTGTGCAATGCAAACCATAGTAGtgagcaaacaacaacagcaactgcatCAGAACCATAGTAAAGCCAGGTAAATTACAAGCGCATAGGCACACCGGCGTCAAAtaactgaaaacaaaaagtaaacattCAGGCTCAtgctcatgtatgtatgtattaaataataaagATAGAGTATACATTTGCAATAGTACGGTTGAATCATCTTGAAACGTCCTGTTATTTTCGCATTTAActactacaattttttttgttcacacaTCTATGTATTATGTTTCATTCGTTcgatgttaattaactttcacgaataaaaatgaaattaattacaatGTGCAAAaggatattttattataatacgAGTAGTAATTAGTTCGAAGAGTCGGAAGATTAGTGAGATTAGTTTTTGAGCTGCTTTAAACGAACGATACTTATCCAGAATTTACcaacatatcaaatatatgtccagcatgcaacgagtcGCCGCATGACACCGGCCaccacgtttcctgggcctaccgttggctGACGtcgacaacttatctaatccatATCATCCTAACAGGAATTAGGTACCCGCTACAACAACCGAGCGGTGTACCTAACCGGAACGCACCGAGTTTTTATACCTGTCAATTCGGCAGTATTCCTCCAAATTTTTTGTCGATATAAAAACAACACTGTCGAAATGTTCGAGAATAGAGGTGATTCCCTTTGGTCCATTTTGGTTTCCATATTTTAATTTCAGCACGCTCATTCTATTTTAGAGAGTGTAAGAAAAAAATCGCCAGCTACCGTACCGTTTGCCTCAGTAAGTTCTTGCGGTACGATCCTTATTTTTTACCTGTGACTTTATTCATTTAAAGGGGGTGTATTAATCTTCTCCCGTGTAATTGCTTCTGTTTCTTCAGTTTAAAACTCGCTATCCTGCTAAGTGAACATATTCTTTTTTAGACTTTGGATACTTTTGATTTTGACCTTGATTTATATGTTGTTACAGTTTTCAATCTTGAAATCGCCATGTTTATATTGCCGTACAATCCTTTTTTATTCCTCCCCGGTATTAACTTTCGTATGAATGATCACATGAAAGATCGGTTGATATGTATTATCAAGTGAGAGTTTGGAAGTAGTCTCAGTAGCAATATAAAAAGTATAGCAAACATTTTTAGAATTCCTAAATCTTTACCCCATATTGAAGGAATTTCAATCTTCTCTCGTATAATTGttcctgaaaaattttttaaaatttgttaataaaattgctGGAACACTAAATCAGCATATTATTTATTACCTTTTAGGTACCTGCGACCATGCCTTGATTTGTATGCCTTTGAAGTTTTCAACCTTGAATAAAGCTTTGTGCCATTCcacatttagttatttattttttatttaatcagaTTAACGGCGATTTGAGGTGAGCTTCTAGTTGTCATATAGTACAAAGTTGTTTAATATCTAACCCTTTTAAGGTCGATGCGCAAATGAAGATTGTGATCCTTATCCTCGATGGAATTTACGTACCGATTTGGTGCCAAAACACTACATCCTAACCTCCATATCAATTAGGTGTATCTTAAGACCCTTAGGTCATCGAATCATATACCCCAGGATATCACCCAAACTTATTTAGCTTCACTGCTTTGTGCTGAATACCATTTGGCATTACCCTTCTCCGACTATATCTCTGTGAACCACCGTAACTTCGTTAATTTTAAGAAAGCTACAACTGTCAGAAACTTAAATTCTGCAAGCTAATCGCAGCTTCCGTCCAAATATCCCAACAGTCTTTGGTAATGAATGCGATGCCTTTGATTCGTGTGATATAAGCATAAGGGTTCTCCATTTGAGGATTCTACCATCCAACGTCTACgtgaaatacgaaaatactgtGCGCTACTTACCAGTAAAGAGATTCAAGGCATAATTAGACAAAAGCTTCCAAATCCATCAGCACATACGAAATAAATAGGTTGATGTTAAAACATTTCGGTTCGACGGGAGTAAGCTACCACACCAAGGTACTCAATCTCCCACTAACCAGACTTTAACTACTTAATGTGAAAAAAGTCGGAAGAGCGGTTTCACTACTGATACCTTAGAAACCgctaaacatatgtacataagtcatATGGTCCGATAATTCtgctttttcacaaaaattattcATGCAGCCATGAGGTTGCATGTACATTTAACCGATGTCGAACTCGACAAATTTTAGATGCAATGCCCAGCGAGTCCCATATACCTAAAACCCTAACCCCATGGTCCGATCTCGTCGAAATAGCAAGTTTCCTGCGTTTAACGTTAGATGACTTCGATGAACCTTACCACCCAAGTGGGGGACTAGATAACTGctataacaacaaattttatactTGTACAGGCCATCTGTAAATGGCATTTTTGTAGTCGAAACAGCCAGACATGTCAGAACAAATACTCGAGTTGCTTGATTgccacattttatatttttaacccACCGAATATCATTCCAACATCGCGTGAAATTTCTTCTTTAGCTTTCGTCATTGACCTACAATCCGGAATGGACATTTAATCCACATTGttatctttaatatatttaacattacaTTCGAATTCTTATATAATAGCatgtgcaataaataaataataagtatatcaaataaatatacacagTGATCTTCAAgtaaaaacgcatttaaatattttatattagttttattttcatcaattttttcatctaaactaaattttattataatattttttttaattataatttttttttaattttcgtgcgTTATTATTTCCTTCATTTTTAACGCTATATTATTTTCGTCCGCATTCTTTACTGCCAGccattcttatttttttgtttctctaatttttttggataatgttgaagttttttaaggtgttttcttcttttttacctTATCTTGCTTTGTTCATCTTATATGCTTTTTGTggcgtttttatattttaattttttcatatctttTCCCGGTAAGGACTTTAGTTTTCATCTTTTcgtcttttgtttgttttttcttttcttgtttaTCTGCttcttttatatactatatgtattataatattttatttcttttgccatatttcatttccttttttttttgaaagcttcTTGAATTTTTAATAGCTTGGAAAATAAAACTGTTTATAAACAGGTATGTTGGTGTGTTGCAGTTCAAAAAACATTATAACCAGTTAACCATTAAAACGGAAATCCatcttttactattttttatatatttctcgTTGTATTTTTGCCTTCATTATTTAACAGcatcttcaatattttatttttattcgtttttcgCTTTAAGCATTTTGGTCCttcttttttaatcttttcttttttatttttttcctttctgctttcacttttttattctGATGCtctattctttaaatatttatgacatCATTTTTTAAGAAGTTTGGTAACGAACGGCTTttatatataatgttttttgaaatcattttatatattgtaaaaaaaaatctgaaatcaaattagttggattataaaaagtgtttaaaatgaAAGGGGTATCACAGGATTTAACAGTTGGTAGGtaatttttgcgtttttaaaATGATGTTTGaatgaaatgaagaaaaaatttgctttctaAACACTATATAAATCACAATTTCTTGACTAAACACATCTATGGCCTCAAAATTAGATTAacgaatatattattttactattttattattatagtaCTTTCGAAAAATTTCTATGCTCTCGCCCTTCTTTTCTCGTTTAACCCTATACActgatttaaattattaaaaaaaaaaatctcatatgtaatttaaaaagttacatACAGTGACTCACAAAATTGATCACGCTTTAGTTGaatattcatttcttttttcattcCGTCTTACATATGCAGTCAATCATTGAATACATGttgctttttttctttatgttttacattcataaaatttgaacaatgcgCAGAAGGCAAGCGTGATCAATTTTGAGACTTTCGCCgctaaaaaagtataaaattagtttgaattatttgaaaaatatagatataaaagGTAAGAGAAAATATGCTTATATCTTTATCTTTGGCAGACATGGGAAAAAAGAACATGGGTATCTCCAATGGAGTTAAAGGCgaagtgaaaaaattgttgattgaTGGTGTGACTCATCGCGAAATTTCTCGAAGGCTGAAAATCTCCGTTGGCATTGTGAGTAAAATTCGCAGCAAACTTGcagatttattcattaaaaataaagcagGCCGTAAAAGAATTCTTAGCTCAGTTCAGGAACGGGACGTTGTGAGGAGtataagaataataatttaaaggtTTCTGCAGAGACAATACGAAGAACATTACGAAATGCTGGTCTAAAAGGCCGTGCAAAAGTCAAAAAGCCTCTTCTCACTGAGAGACACAAGAAGTTGCGgctaaattttgccaaaaaatacaAGACCTGGAATGCAAGTGACTGGGAGAAGGTCTTGTGGTCGGATGAGACCAAAATAAATCGTTTAGGATCGGATGGGCGCGAATGGACCTGGAGAAGCAAGGGTGCGAAATTACAGGCACACCATGTTAAGCCTACGCTGAAGTTTGGAGGAGGCTCCATTATGGTATGGGGATGCATGACGATCAATGGTGTTGGTAGGTTGGCCAAAATCGAAGGACGAATGACGGCAGAGTCTTATATTGAAATTCTGCGCAGTCATTTGCTTGGCACTATAGGAGACTTAGGTGGAAATGGGTCGGACATTGTCTTCCAACAGGACAATGATCCGAAGCACACAGCAAGAGCGACTCGCAAATGGCTCCAAGACAATAGTATTAGTACACTAGATTGGCCTCCGCAATCTCCGGACCTTAACCCCATCGAGCACCTGTggggtatattaaaaaaatcggtcGCCGGCGAAGTCGGCTCATTGAGCGAATTATGGCCTAAGGTGCAGCAGGTGTGGGATTCTATTTCGTCAGAAACATGCGCAAATTTGTGTTTAAGTATGCCAAGGAGAATCAAAGCCGTTATAGATGCCAAAGGTGGTTATACgaagtattaatattaatttttaaccctGTTAATATTAAGTCACAAAATTGATCACACTGAAATAttctatatttagtttttttattgcttttatttgttgttttttaatgaaatattacttGTGTTTTATTCCTTCATTTTATAtctttaacaaaaacataaaaaatttcgaaaatatcaaatcatttacgagttttttatCATCGCTTAGGTACGTATTGAGACCGTGATCAATTTTGTGAGTCACTGTAtgtattaaaatcaaaaaaaaatctattaaagaaattataaacTTTCGTTTTTATATACGAATTATTAACTTTAAGAACacttatttgaattattttctattaaaaaaaatccctttaaaaattatatgctaTAATATTGGCATTGAAAATGTGTCTAATTTGTGAAATGAAAAGTAATTTGTAAATAATGAAACATAAAGCCAATGACGTCTTAGCTGtgataaagaaaacaaaaataatatgacttACCTTAAAAGTAAGAGTAAAACATTAATCAGTATGGTGCATAGTAATTTGCACGTCCGCGATAACCCCTTCTGAAACGAAAGCATAGTTCGAGTTAATTCAATGTATCGAGATAGACAGACCTATAACCGTATACTTACATTGGACGACGTGAACCACGGAACGATGTGTGACAACAAGCGCGTGATATGCGAGCTCCTCGGCCACGGAAACTTCCGCGTGCAAAACGATTTGTCGTAGACAATCCTGGCCGATTAGTGCGCTTTGACATGacctaaaatatataagtatattcataATTTTCGTACCAAtacttatatttcataatagatatttgcatttgtacAAACCTTAATTTGGCGACCTCTAAAAAGAGTTTCATTCATAGCCAATGCTGTCTCAACAAATTCCTTTGAACCAAACTCAATATAAGCAAAGCCTTTGGGGTGACCATCAGCTTTATTGCATAGTATAGTCACACGGTTTATGGTTCCACAACCATGAAAATGTGATTCTAACTCCTCAGCGGAAGCGCCAT
It includes:
- the LOC126757522 gene encoding general odorant-binding protein 99a, producing the protein MKYIVAVLLAALVAMAAAEEYKIRNQDDLLKARKECMEAKKVPTEHIEKFKKFEFPDDEVTRCYIECIFNKFQLFSPTEGFKTQNLIAQLGQNKENKDAVKADIEKCADKNEQKSDSCTWAYRGFKCFISKNLPLVQESLKKN
- the LOC126757517 gene encoding polyadenylate-binding protein 2 isoform X2, giving the protein MADEDLSLNEDQLLDNLDEANGEHEAELMNENEEEANMQIDPELEAIKARVKEMEEEAEKIKQMQSEVDKQMAGSTTGLATVPLSLEEKQEIDTRSVYVGNVDYGASAEELESHFHGCGTINRVTILCNKADGHPKGFAYIEFGSKEFVETALAMNETLFRGRQIKVMSKRTNRPGLSTTNRFARGSFRGRGARISRACCHTSFRGSRRPMGYRGRANYYAPY
- the LOC126757517 gene encoding polyadenylate-binding protein 2 isoform X1, whose protein sequence is MADEDLSLNEDQLLDNLDEANGEHEAELMNENEEEANMQIDPELEAIKARVKEMEEEAEKIKQMQSEVDKQMAGSTTGLATVPLSLEEKQEIDTRSVYVGNVDYGASAEELESHFHGCGTINRVTILCNKADGHPKGFAYIEFGSKEFVETALAMNETLFRGRQIKVMSKRTNRPGLSTTNRFARGSFRGRGARISRACCHTSFRGSRRPIRGYRGRANYYAPY